The sequence below is a genomic window from Rudanella lutea DSM 19387.
AGCTTGAACTCGCGGCTTTTCAGAAACTCCACAAACTCGTCGATGGTGTTATAACCCGGTTCGAGGTTGTGTACGCTGATGGTGAAGTGGTTGAGGTAATACCGGTTGTAAATCACCCAGGCGGCATACTCGCTTTCGGCGAGTAGCGTCTGGTAATCGTCTACAGTGGGCATTTCCCAGAGTGGCTGGTGCAGAAACGCATCCACAGCCACGGCATCGTCCAGGTCAAGTGCATCAACGGGGTCGCTCGTCACCTGATCGGTGTACTTGTGAATGATCTGCTGCGCTTTTTCCGACAGTTCGTGCACGCGCAGCTCACTGACAAAAATACGGGGCAGATTTTCGGTGCCTGCCGGTGGGGCATACCAGTAGGCCGACAGTTTTTTCTCGGTGAAATTGTACGCGTCGCGTTTCTGGTAGCCGTAATGGGTAAATATCTTCTCGAACGAAGCGATACCGAGGTTGGGTACGCCCATGGTTCGGAAGGCGATATGGTCATTTTCGATCTCGTCGGCCGAATCGATAATTTCCTCATCGATCATGGCGTCGATAATTCCGCTTACATCGGGAACCCGCTCCCGATACCGGCGCATCAGGCCATCGAGAACTGCGTGGAGGGTGTCAATCTTATTTGATGAAGTTGTCATACGCATTGTATGGTTTAGCAAAAAACAAAGGTCGAATTTTTGGGCAAATGGTCAATGCCAAACGCTACGGGCCCACAGCACATCGCGTCCGTCGGACTCCTGCACGAGCCGGTGTAACCCTATCCCATCGGTGAGCCAGGTATGCACCGCCAGCTCATCGTGCAAATGGCTCTCGGCCTTGAAAAACAGATCCAGTTCGTACAGGTGCTTTTGGCGCAGAGATTCCTCCGGCATCGACTCCAGTAACGCCTGCACGTAACTCACATTGTTGGTGTGCTGATTTACGTCCAGGTCGTACCAGCCAATAAGCCGGTTATGCACCTGAGCAGGCGTTTCGGGCGGAGAAAAATCGGGTTTTAAAGGCAATGCCGGGAGCGGGTCGGCCACGGCGGGCGGATGCAACCGACGGATAAACTCAGGCAGGGGCACCATAACCCGCCGTTCAACCGCAAACGTAACCCATGTACTGGCCGCTTCGGCCAGCAACTCCCCCGACGCACTCACCACCTTGAAATCGCGGTAGATAAAGTATTTCTCAACCCGGGTCGGGTACGTCGATACGATGCAGGTTTCGCCATACGCCGGGTATCGGTGTACTGTCAGCCGGAACCGCATGAGCATCCAGCCGAGGCCATGCCCAGCCAGGTCGGCCATGCCAATACCATAATCGAGCGCATTCCGATTGGCCGACTCCTGCATCCAGTTCATGAGGGTGGGCAGGGTCAATCGGCCAGTAGCGTCGGCTTCGTAGCCGCGTACGGTGTAGGTATCTGTCTGGATAAAAGCCATGCCGCAAAGGTACCGAGTATGTCGGCTACCTCCACCGGTTTTTCGAGGGGCAACACGTGAGCCGCCCCGCTGAGTAGGGTGAGCCGGGCCTGTGGCAACACCCGCAACAGGGTTTCCTGCATGAGCTGGCGGGTAATGTGTTCGTCGTCGGCCCCGAGTACAATCTGCACGGGTAGCGTTATGCGGCCAGCCCGGTCTTCCAGATTTTCCCGGCTTCCGTGCGTCAGCCAGGCTTGCCAGGCCGCGTCGGAGCTGCGCAGGTCGTCGGCTACAATCTGCTCCTGAGCCGCTTCGCTTAACGGGGCCGACGTGATATTCTGCCGGGTTTGTTCGGCGGCCGACCGCTGCCCGTGGGTGGTGAGCAGCCGCTGCCGTTCATCAGGCTCAATAGGTTCGGGCGATAAGGGCGAGGGAGCCAACAACACCAGCCCCAGCAAACCGGCGGGTTGGCGGGCGGCCAGGTTCAACGCCACCTTACCGCTCATCGAGTGTCCCACCACTACAAAAGGCCCCGTTACCGTCTGTTCGATCAAACTAAGCACATCGTCGGTCATGGCGTCTACCGAATAGTCGCCATCGGGGGCCGTAGCCGAATCGCCAAAACCCCGCAGGTCGGGCGCAATACAGCGATACCTACCGGCCAGCGCCGATATGACCCCGGCGTATTCGCGGCCTGAACTGCCAAAGAAATGTAATAAAACAAACGTAGGCTCGCCGTGGCCTTCAGAGTTGGTGTGGAGTTTCATACGTTAAACCTGGGTTTTGAGCCGGGCGGGCCGGTCGGTCATTTCAAGCATTTCGCCGTAGGGTACAATCGTAATCTGCCCGAACTCGTGCAGCAGGTCTTTGTACGCCTGTGCTACGGGACGGGGCTTCCGGTCGAGGGTGTAGAGCCCACAGGCCTGTACGCGCCCGTTCTGCTCGCCGAGTTGTGTGTCCCAGTCAATTTGGTCGATGAGGCTGTACCACGTAAAACCCAGCACGGGTACACCGTCTTTGCGGATTCGGAGCACATTGATCCACTGTTTCCAGAGCCACATAGGCGCGTCGGCCTCCTCAAACACGTTGGTTTCGGTATGCATCACCGGCATTCGGTAGCGATCGTAGTATTCTTTTGTGATCTGATACCAGCCCAGCACATCCATTGAGAGGTGCATCGACCCGTCGGGTAGCCGGATGCGTTCGTTACGGCCGTAGTAGTCGTTGCCCATGATCTGATAGCCCGGCGGCTTGCCTTTCATAAACCACTCATATTCCTGGCGGGTCAGGCCGTTATCGAGCAAATACATGGCTACCGTTGCCGACGGCGCGCGGGCATACAGCAAATCGAGCGACAAAAACCGGAGTTCGTTTTCGAGCCGGGTAGCGGCCGACGGCGTGGCACACAATTCGTGAATAAACTCGGCGCTTTCGCTCTGCACAATCACGCAGTCGTTACGGATACTGGCTATTTGCTGCGTCCCCATAATGCTGGCGGCCACACAATGCTTCAGCGCCGTGACAAAGCCCTGATCGGTTTTGAGCTGCTCGTTCCAGACGCCGTCTTTGGCACTGATGCGGGCCGTCACGTAAATCTCGTTGACGGGTGTGTAGTACCGCACCCAGGGATACCGCTCGGCCACGGCCCGGCAGTAATCGGCAAAGTGAATCGGAAACTCCGGATTTTGCAGATTACCCAGCCAGTCGGGTACGCCAAAGTGCATCAGGTCCAGAATGGGCGTAATACCCAGCCGCTTGATTTCGGCCATGGCCAGATCGGCAAATTCCCAGTTGAACTTGCCCGGCGCTTCGTGGATTCGGTAGTACGGCAGGCCATACCGCAGCACTTTAAGCCCCATTTCCCGAACCAGATTCAGGTCTTCTTTCCATCGCTCATAATGTCCGCACTCGCGCAGTTGATCGCGCCGAACGGTGCCGTTGCCGATGGTTGGGTACGAACACTCGATTCCCGTAGCAAACATAAAATTACCGGCATTGCCATCCGGGAAACCGCTGCCGTTATGGCCCGCTGCCCCCCCAAACTGATCGCCGTCGTAATTACCGTCGCCGTATTTCTTTTTGATGTGATATAGGAAGTCTTTCATAGATAATGGGTGAAAGAGCGAAAGAGTGAATGAGTCTCAGTACTTAGTGAAAGAGTGTGGGAGTGCCGCGCTCTTTCACTCTTTCACTCTTTAAAAACTTGTCCGCTGTCCGTAACGAAAGGGCCATGATAGTCAGGGCCGGGTTCACGCTGAGGGCACTCGGGAAGATTGAATTATCGCAGATGTACAGGTTGGGCACGTCGAACGACCGGCCATTGGCATCCACCACGGCCCGGTCGGGGTCGGTACCCATACGGGCCGTGCCAATCACGTGGGCACTCCGCGGAAACGCCCAGACGTTGCGGGCACCGGCAGCCTCCCAAATGGCCCGCATCAGGCCGTTGGCGTGCGACGTGAGCCGCTCTTCGTTTTCGCCCATCGAGAAAAACACACGCGGCTTGGGCAGGCCACGACCGTCTTTTTCGTCGGAAAGTTCGAGGTAGTTGTGGGCGTACGGCAGACAATCGCCCAGAATATTGATGCCCGCCACATGATTGTAGCGGCTCATAGCCTCCTGCATGGACGCCCCCCACAAACCGCGCCCCCGCGCCATCTGACTGGCGTAGGTGACCGGCATTACCCCGATGGACTGCAACAGATAACCGCCCACAAAATCGGCCGGGCCACCCGCACGGTCAGTTGGCCGGTGGGTATCTTCGGAAATAACAGCGCCCGGTATGCCCCGCCATGGAAACACAGGTTCGTCGAACTCCCCCCAGATTTGCAGGGCTGTATGGGCCATCAGATTGCGGCCCACCTGTTGGCTCCGGTTGGCCAGATCATTGAGCAAAAGCAGCCGGGGCGTTTCGACGGCCCCCGCGCACAAAAACACGTGTCGGCAACGCTGCCGTTTCTGTACGCCATGCTGCACGTACACCACGCCCGTGATACGCCCCTGACTGTCGCGCTCGAAGTGGGTAACCAGGCACTCGGCCCGCACCTCGGCCCCGTGCTGAATAGCCAGCGGGATAAACGTCACGTCCATGCTCGCTTTGGCTCCGTTGTTGCAGCCAGCCTGGCAAAAACCGCGATTGGTACAGGCCGACCGCCACCCGTAACCTTCCTGAAACTGCGGAGCCGACAGAGCCGCGTTGGCCGCCGGTGAGGTACGAATACCCAGCTCCTTACACCCCTTTTCCATCAGTCGACCCGCGCCGTTGACCGGCAGAGGGCCATACCGATACGATGTTTTCCGGGCTGGCCCCCAAGGATACGAGGCCGGGCCCGACACGCCCAGAAACGACTCCAGCTCGTCGTAGTACGGCTCAATATCGGTATGGTAGTCGAGGGGCCAGTCTTCGCCCACGCCAAAGTCGGTGCGCAACCGGAGGTCGTCGGGTTGTACACGGGGCGTGTAGGCCGTGTAATGCAGTGTAGAGCCACCCACACCTGTGCCCGAGTTGTTGCGGCCAAATGCGATCGGGTCCTGCCCGGCGCTGAGCCGTTCGTCGTTCCAGAACAAAAAGTCCTGAGTGCGCTCATCGGTGGCGAAATCGTCGGTAGCTTTCCAGAATTTTCCGGCCTCCAGGGCCACTACGTTCAGGCCCGCCATAGCCAGCCGGGCCAGCAAGGGGGCGCCCCCCGCGCCGGTGCCAATGACCACGGCGTCGAGGATGTCTTCAGTTGGGTGTGTTTTCATTCCACTCGTTGATCTGCCATTCCGGTATAGCCGATGCGCTGCTGCGCCACCGGGTGACTGTAATACACCTCGACAGCTTCGGCCAGTAATTCTTCAAAAAACCGATCCGCAGCAAAGCCAGCCCAGAGATCGCCGGGAGGCTCACCCTGCTGCACGGCCCGCAGTACAGCGTCCTGCTCGTCGGGCGTAATGGTATCAAAAGAGAGGTTGAAACGCACTTGGGCCGTTTGGTCAATGCCGGCCAGAAAAAGGCGGTACGCATCGCCGTCATTCGGCAAATCATCGTAACGCCAACCATTGGTATTTTTCCCGGCCAGCCGTACATCAATAGGGCCAGCCAGATCGATAGCATCGGTTGCTGCCCCAGGAAGCAAGCGGGCGCACACCTGTTGGAGCCGCCCAAACTCAACGGCCGAAAAAAACTGGGGCTCGGTTACGGGCGGTTCGGCCAGGCGGGTGAGCAACGCTTTGCGCGTAGCCGGGGTTACCCGGTCTGAGCCGATCAGGTCGAGCACCGAGTAGGATTGATTCTGATGTTGCATGGCTCCTACCCGAGTTTGCCTCCGGTAACCTCCACCAGACTACCCGTCATGAAGCTCCCGTCCGACGACGCCAGCAGCACATAAGCAGGGGCCAGTTCTTCGGGCTGTCCGGGTCGGGCCAATGCCACTTCGTACCCGAAGTTCTTTACTTCATCCTGAGGCATGGTTGCCGGGATATTGGGCGTCCAGACCGGGCCGGGCACCACGGCGTTGACCCGAATTTTGCGCTCGCCCAGCTGAATGGCCAGGGATTTGGTAAAGGCGTGAATAGCCGCTTTGGTGGCGGTATAATCGACGAGAATGGGGTTTCCTACCAGCCCGACAATACTCCCCGTGTTCACAATGGCATCGCCTTCGGTTAGGTGGGGTAAGGCTGCCTGCGCCATAAAAAAGTACCCGAAAATATTGGTTTCGAACGTCCGCCGAAGCTGCTCCTCGCTTATGTCTTCCAGCTTTTGTTGGGCCATCTGGTAAGCGGCATTGTTCACCAGAATATTCAATCCGCCAAACCGCTCCACTGTTTGGCGCACGGCATCCTCGCAAGCCGCTTTTTGCCGGACATCGGCCTGAATCACCAGGCACGGCTGCCCTTTGCTCTCCACCAGGCGCTGGGTGTAGCGGGCATCGTCGGTATTTTCGTTGTAGAGGATCGCCACCTTAGCACCCTCCATAGCAAACGCAATGGCTACGGCCCGACCAATGCCTGAGTCGGCACCGGTAATGAGGGCTACTTTACCCGCGAGTTTATCCGCTGGTTTATAATTGGAGAGGTCGCTGTCAGGCTGCTGATTCATGTCCGACTGCCGGGCGGGGTACGGCAACTTTTGCGCCTTGATTTCGTCCGCAGCGGGGCGGTATTCCGTATTTTCCATGTAGCGTTGAGTGTGTCACTTTCGAAAAAGTAACCTGTACTCTACTACAATTGTTGGAAAAAGCCGACTGTCTGGCTGTGCAGGTTAATTTTTGAGCCAGCCCGTTACACTCAGGCGCTCGCGGGTAGCAGGCAGCACCTCATGCTCAAGTTTACCGCTTTCAAAACAAACTAACCGCCCCCCAACAGGTGCAACCTTCAGCGTTTGTTCGGTGCCGTCTTCGGCCGGGAGATACAGCGCCAGTTGGCCGCCATCGGACTCCTGCCAATTGGCGTTGAGATAGCAAATTACCGACAGCCGACGGCGCGAATCGGTACGGAACTGATCGAGGTGACGCTTATAAAACGTGCCAGCGGGGTACAGGGCAAAATGGAACTCATAATCGCGCAAACCGAGGTAGCACGTCCGGTTTACGTACTGCACAAAGGCATCGACCCGGTCCAGAAAGGTCAACTCTTCGGGAGTAGCCTCTGCCCTGTCGAGCCAGTGAATCTCATCGCCCCGAATCTGCTTTTCGACCGTCGTATGCTGATTTCCGATACCAGCCGCCCGAAACTGACCCTGCTCCCGGCGCTCCCGAAGCCGGGTGGCCAGCGCCTTCACCTCGTCGGGGGTCAGGAAATCGTCGGCAATGCCGTAACCCTGCTCGAGAATACCGTCGATCAGCGTATCAAACTGGGTTTCCAATGCGGTTGTCATAGGTAAAAAAGAGTTTGGGCTACCCTTCCAGATCGTTGATTTCGTCTAACTGAACCGTTCGGTAATGGCGGTAGACCTGCAACACAATGGCCAGGGCTACGGCGGCTTCGGCGGCTGCCACTACCAGCACAAAGAGGGTCATCATCTGCCCCTGTAAGCGGTCGGGGTCGTATTGACTAAACGCAACCAGATTCAGATTGGCCGCGTTCAGCATCAGTTCAACGCCCATCAGCACCACAATGGCATGGCGTTTTACGACTACAATGGCCAGTCCAAGGCTAAACAGCAAAGCGGCTACAATGAGCATCGTGGTTGTTTCCATATCTTTTTAATGGAGAATGCATAGTGTATAATGGATACGCTAGTGATGAACGCCTGCCCAAAGCTTATACACTATGCATTACACATTGTACATTATACATTGTTTGGCTTCGCCAGAAAAGCCGCTCCGATCAGCGCCACCAGCAGGAGAATCCCCGCTATTTCGAACGGAATCAGGTATTCAGTCATCAGCTGCCGCCCAATCGTATCGACGGTGGTCTGGTACTTCATCTCGCGGTTCAGCAGAATGAACGAGCCTCGGGTTAGCACCTGATACAAGACCGTAAACGTACCACCCGCCAACAGCAACGGCCACAACCACGACCGGTGGTTGGTCAGCACGGCGTTGGGGCGTTGGCTATTTCGATGCAGAGGGTCGGCTTTGTGCGTGAGCATTACCCCAAACACAATCAGCACGAGCACCCCGCCCACATAAATCATGATTTGTGCCACAGCCAGAAAATCAGCACTGGCGAGTACAAACAAGGCCGCCACGCCCAGCAGGGTCAGCAAGAGAAAAAAAGCCGAATACAGCACGTTTCGGGTCAGCAGAATGGCAACCGCACCGCCCAGCGCCAGGGCCGAAAACAAGAGGATTACGAGTTGTATCACGGGTTTTTGGGCTTCATGGTTGGCCGGAACGCGGGCTTGGGCTTCGGTGGCTCAGGGGCGGCTGGCGGCTCGGCATCCGGTGCAGCATCAGACGGGCCAGACTCGGCCTCTTTCGGGCCTACCGGCTCCGTACTCGCTTCCGGCGCGGTCGACTCAGATACCGCCGGCTTGGGCTTCATCGTCGGCCGGAACGCAGGTTTGGGCGTGTCCGATTGAGGTGCGGTCGGCGCATCTCCCTCAACACTAGCCGTACCATCAACCGGTGCTGGCGTTGCCTCAGTTGGGTCAGTCGGGGCCGATTTCGGTTTCATCGTCGGCCGGAACGCGGGTTTTGGCTTTTGAGCATCTGTTTCCGGTTGCGAGGCTGCCTCCGCAGGCCCAGCGGTTTGTGGGTCGGCCGGCTTAGGCTTCATCGTGGGCCGGAACGCAGGCTTAGGCGCGGGCGTAGCATCAATGGGTGACGCTGTCGCTTCGGTTGGATCAGACGCAGCTGGTTTAGGCTTCATCGATGGCCGGAAAGCGGGCTTGGGCGCTGGCGTGTTTTCAGCGGCCGGCTGCGGCTCCACAGCGGAATCGGCGGGCGTTGCCGGGGGCGTTTTGGCCACCGGTGGCTTCATGCTTGGCCGGAAAGCCGGTTTCGGTTTGGGCGCCGAACCGTCGGTCGCCGAACCGTCGGCCGCCGGCACCTCGGTTGGTTGAACCGTATGTTCTTTCTGGGTTGCCGGGTCAGTTCCCGATGTAATGATAGCCGGGGAGGCTTCGGCTGCGGGCCGGTCTACCTCCGAAGGCTGCACATCGGAAGTCTTGGGCTTGGCCGTCGGGCGGAACACCGGCCGGGCCGCTTTGGGTGCTTCGTCGGATGCGGCCGGGGCTGCTGGCTTACTGGCCTGCTGTGCTTTCTGAGCTGCTTTTTCCTGCACAAACTGCTCATACAGGGTGCGCTTCTCTTCAGCTTGTTCGGGCGTCAGATTGGCAAAGCCGTAGGTCAGTTTACCCAGCTCAAACTCGCTGTAGTCAAACGTTTTCTCCATCGTCAGACACTCCGTGGGGCACACTACCGTGCAAAGTCCACAGTAGCAGCACTTGGCCATGTCGATGTCGAAGGTGGCGGCATACAACCGGATAGGCGACCCATCGGAAGCGCGGCCGACCTCTTCGGTGGCCTTGATGGCGTCGATGGTGATACAATCGACGGGGCACACCTTGGCACACTTGTCGCAGACAATACAGTCGTCAATTTCGTTGTGCAACCGGTAGCGGCCATTATCGGGAATCGGAAGCTTCTCGTGCGGATATTGTACCGTTACGAGGCCCGTTTGTTGCTCAAAGTAGTTGTCACTTGCAACAGCCAGCGGCTTACGGCTTTCCGTAGCTTCGCGCAGGTGCCGGGCCGTAATGCTCAACCCCTTCAGTGTTGTCCGAATTCCGTCTTTTATATCCTGAAAGTACGACATTGTAAGGAGTTTATAGTTTATGGTTCTTCGTTTTTGGCCCGCCAACCCCTGCAAAACTCATTGATGACAAAGCGCCTGCAACGGCTTCTTTACCTACCAATCGGAGCGACATCCACCACAACCAAAAAACCATAAACTACAAACCATTCGTTCACTCAATAAAGTGCAGGGAACCGGTTTGGTTCCGCTTCCTGCATGATTTCGTAAACGATATCGACAACGTCTTCGGCACTTGGCTTTGAATAATAGTCGCCGTCGGAGCCATACGGGGGCCGGTGGGCTTTGGCGCTGAGGGTGCGCGGAGCCGAATCGAGGTATCGATACGCCTGCTGCCCCTCTACCACCTGCTGCATCATGTAGGCTGTTGCGCCACCCGGAAAATCTTCATCGGCAAACACCACCCGGTTGGTTTTCCGAATCGACTCGACAATCTGACCCGTCACATCGAACGGCAACAACGACTGTACGTCGATCACCTCAATGCTGATTCCAAACTCTTCGAGCTGAGCCGCTGCGTCGAGCACAATCCGGCACATCGATCCGTAGGTTACCACGGTTACGTCTGTACCGGGCCGCAGGGTTTCGGGAACCCCGAGCGGCACACAGAACGTATCCAGATTTTGCGGCAGGCGCTCTTTGAGCCGATAGCCGTTGAGGCACTCAACCACCAGGGCGGGGTCGTCGCTTTTGATGAGCGTATTATAAAAACCGGCGGCTTGGGTCATGTTACGCGGCACAAGCACGTGCATACCCCGCAGGCTGTTGAGCATAGCGCCCATGGGTGAGCCCGAATGCCAGATACCCTCCAGCCGGTGACCGCGCGTCCGCACAATCAAGGGAGCTTTTTGCCCACCCTTAGTCCGATACAGCAACGTAGCCAGGTCGTCGGTCAGGGTAGCCAGGGCATAAAAGATGTAATCGAAATACTGAATTTCGGTGATGGGTCGGAGGCCACGCATCGCCAGACCAATCCCCTGCCCGATAATGGTTGTCTCGCGAATGCCCGTGTCGGTAATCCGAAGCTCTCCGTACTTTTCCTGTAAGCCGGCAAACCCCTGGTTTACGTCACCAATATGGCCCACATCCTCTCCCATGGCCACCACGCGTGGGTCGCGGCCAAACAGGTTGTCAAAGTAGTGCTGCATCAGCAAATAGCCATCAACCATCGGGCTGTCGTCGGTGTATTCGGGCGCAATGGCCTGTACCCGCATCGGCGATTCGGGCGATTGGCTGTACAGGTGTGAGCTGAATCGGTCGGCGTTTTCGGCCGACGTCCGCGTGAGCCAGTTTACCAGCGCGGTGCGGGCCGGGGTGTTTTCGCCCCGTAGCACCCGAAGCGCTTTCTTGACAGCCATGGTTCCGTTGCGGTGCAGCAATGGGGCCGCCTTGCGAAGCTCCTCCCGAATGCCCATCAGCACCGGCGCTTTAGTATGGTGCCGGGCCGCCTGCTGTATCAGCTCTGAGGCCTCCTCCAGATCAGCCTGCATCGATTGCTGAAACGCGTTCCAGGCGTCGGTACGGGCTTTCTTTATAACCTGAAGGGCTTCTTTCTCAATCTGCTCCAGCTCCTCGTCGGTGGCATAGCCATTGGCCAGAATCCAGCCCCGGAACTGTCGGTTGCAATCGTGCTCGGCCTCCCAGGCCAGCCGTTCTTTGCTTTTGTAACGTTCGTGCGAGCCTGACGACGAGTGGCCCTGCGGCTGGGTTACCTCCTGCACGTGCACCAGCACGGGCACATGTTCCTCACGGCAGGTACGGGCCGCCTGTTGGTAGGTTTCGAGCAGGCCCACATAATCCCAACCTTTAGCCGTCAAGATATCGAAGCCTTTATCATCGGCGTCGCGTTGAAACCCGGCCAATGCTTTCGAGATGCTCGCTTTGGTGGTCTGATATTCCACGGGCACCGAAATACCGTAGCCATCGTCCCAAACTGATACCAGCAAGGGCACCTGCAAAACACCCGCAGCGTTCATCGTTTCCCAGAACATACCCTGCGAGGTAGAGGCATCGCCAATGGTGGCAAACGTAACCTCGTTGCCCCGGCGCGAAAACCCGTCCATATGTTGCAGGTGTGGGTTATGGCGGTACAGTTTCGAGGCATACGCCAGCCCCAGCGAACGGGGAATCTGCCCGGCCGTAGGGGCAATGTCGCAAACTGAATTGTACGAATCGGTTTGGGTGCGCCACAGCCCCTGCTCATCGAGCCAGCGGGTGGCAAAGTGTCCGTTCATGGATCGCCCGGCCGTGTTAGGGTCATGCTCTACATCAGCATGGGCGTACAATTGCGCAAAAAATTCAGTCCATTGCAGCTCGCCGAGGGCCGCCACAAAGGTTTGATCCCGGTAGTAACCCGACCGAAAGTCACCGCGCTGGAAAGCGCGGGCTGCGGCTATCTGGGCCACTTCCTTTCCATCTCCGAAGATGCCAAATTTGGCCCGTCCTCCCATCACATCACGCCGACCCAGTAAACTTGCCTGTCGGCTCTCGCAGGCAAGGCGGTAGTCAGATAGGATTTTTTCACGAGTCAGCATATCTGCTGCGCGTACTTGTTCGTTGGCAATCACGGGACGTTTACAGATTAAGCTTGAGTAATTAATTTAGCTGATGAAGTGCTGACCGTTTCCGCTCAGTGGAAGTAAAAATAAGATAAAACAATTAAGCTTTCAAAAAAACGATTTTATGACTTTCTTTGTTAGACCTTCGTCTGAGCAAGCTTATTTGGTAAGAATTTTGCTGTACCACACTTTGTAAGGCACAATAACTGAATCTCCAAATCATAATTTACACAAGTCCAATGAAAAAGTTTTTTTCACTTTTCGTAGCCATGTTTGTACTCGTGGCAGTTGGTTATGCTCAGAAAGGTGTAATCAAATTTGAAAAAGAGACCCACGATTTTGGTAAGATCGAGCAAGGCAAACCAGCTACGTACGTTTTTAAGTTTAAAAACACGGGCAAAGAGCCTCTCTTCATCTCCGACGCAGCGGCTTCTTGCGGTTGCACCAAACCAACCTGGACGAAAGAGGCTGTAATGCCTGGCCAAACCGGCACGGTTTCAGCTACTTACAATGCTGCCGCTATGGGTGGTTTCAATAAGTCGGTTACGGTGACCAGCAACGCGGAGACTCCAACCGTAGTGCTTTACCTCAAAGGAGAGGTGGTAACTAAAGAAGCCCTGGAAACAGCCGGAACCGCTCCTAAAGCTGCCGACAAGAAGAAAGGTACGAAGTAATTTACCTTACATAAACGGCGCTCCCAACGGAGTGCCGTTT
It includes:
- a CDS encoding DUF1338 domain-containing protein: MTTSSNKIDTLHAVLDGLMRRYRERVPDVSGIIDAMIDEEIIDSADEIENDHIAFRTMGVPNLGIASFEKIFTHYGYQKRDAYNFTEKKLSAYWYAPPAGTENLPRIFVSELRVHELSEKAQQIIHKYTDQVTSDPVDALDLDDAVAVDAFLHQPLWEMPTVDDYQTLLAESEYAAWVIYNRYYLNHFTISVHNLEPGYNTIDEFVEFLKSREFKLNSAGGVIKISPDGGLRQASTVAQMIDAEFANGQTLRIAGSYVEFADRRVLPEFAGLPASQIGRQHRREGFEAGNADKIFESTFTTQTGR
- a CDS encoding acyl-[acyl-carrier-protein] thioesterase gives rise to the protein MAFIQTDTYTVRGYEADATGRLTLPTLMNWMQESANRNALDYGIGMADLAGHGLGWMLMRFRLTVHRYPAYGETCIVSTYPTRVEKYFIYRDFKVVSASGELLAEAASTWVTFAVERRVMVPLPEFIRRLHPPAVADPLPALPLKPDFSPPETPAQVHNRLIGWYDLDVNQHTNNVSYVQALLESMPEESLRQKHLYELDLFFKAESHLHDELAVHTWLTDGIGLHRLVQESDGRDVLWARSVWH
- a CDS encoding alpha/beta fold hydrolase yields the protein MKLHTNSEGHGEPTFVLLHFFGSSGREYAGVISALAGRYRCIAPDLRGFGDSATAPDGDYSVDAMTDDVLSLIEQTVTGPFVVVGHSMSGKVALNLAARQPAGLLGLVLLAPSPLSPEPIEPDERQRLLTTHGQRSAAEQTRQNITSAPLSEAAQEQIVADDLRSSDAAWQAWLTHGSRENLEDRAGRITLPVQIVLGADDEHITRQLMQETLLRVLPQARLTLLSGAAHVLPLEKPVEVADILGTFAAWLLSRQIPTPYAATKPTLLAD
- a CDS encoding family 1 glycosylhydrolase; the protein is MKDFLYHIKKKYGDGNYDGDQFGGAAGHNGSGFPDGNAGNFMFATGIECSYPTIGNGTVRRDQLRECGHYERWKEDLNLVREMGLKVLRYGLPYYRIHEAPGKFNWEFADLAMAEIKRLGITPILDLMHFGVPDWLGNLQNPEFPIHFADYCRAVAERYPWVRYYTPVNEIYVTARISAKDGVWNEQLKTDQGFVTALKHCVAASIMGTQQIASIRNDCVIVQSESAEFIHELCATPSAATRLENELRFLSLDLLYARAPSATVAMYLLDNGLTRQEYEWFMKGKPPGYQIMGNDYYGRNERIRLPDGSMHLSMDVLGWYQITKEYYDRYRMPVMHTETNVFEEADAPMWLWKQWINVLRIRKDGVPVLGFTWYSLIDQIDWDTQLGEQNGRVQACGLYTLDRKPRPVAQAYKDLLHEFGQITIVPYGEMLEMTDRPARLKTQV
- a CDS encoding GMC family oxidoreductase, whose amino-acid sequence is MKTHPTEDILDAVVIGTGAGGAPLLARLAMAGLNVVALEAGKFWKATDDFATDERTQDFLFWNDERLSAGQDPIAFGRNNSGTGVGGSTLHYTAYTPRVQPDDLRLRTDFGVGEDWPLDYHTDIEPYYDELESFLGVSGPASYPWGPARKTSYRYGPLPVNGAGRLMEKGCKELGIRTSPAANAALSAPQFQEGYGWRSACTNRGFCQAGCNNGAKASMDVTFIPLAIQHGAEVRAECLVTHFERDSQGRITGVVYVQHGVQKRQRCRHVFLCAGAVETPRLLLLNDLANRSQQVGRNLMAHTALQIWGEFDEPVFPWRGIPGAVISEDTHRPTDRAGGPADFVGGYLLQSIGVMPVTYASQMARGRGLWGASMQEAMSRYNHVAGINILGDCLPYAHNYLELSDEKDGRGLPKPRVFFSMGENEERLTSHANGLMRAIWEAAGARNVWAFPRSAHVIGTARMGTDPDRAVVDANGRSFDVPNLYICDNSIFPSALSVNPALTIMALSLRTADKFLKSERVKERGTPTLFH
- a CDS encoding gluconate 2-dehydrogenase subunit 3 family protein; this encodes MQHQNQSYSVLDLIGSDRVTPATRKALLTRLAEPPVTEPQFFSAVEFGRLQQVCARLLPGAATDAIDLAGPIDVRLAGKNTNGWRYDDLPNDGDAYRLFLAGIDQTAQVRFNLSFDTITPDEQDAVLRAVQQGEPPGDLWAGFAADRFFEELLAEAVEVYYSHPVAQQRIGYTGMADQRVE
- a CDS encoding SDR family oxidoreductase, with the protein product MENTEYRPAADEIKAQKLPYPARQSDMNQQPDSDLSNYKPADKLAGKVALITGADSGIGRAVAIAFAMEGAKVAILYNENTDDARYTQRLVESKGQPCLVIQADVRQKAACEDAVRQTVERFGGLNILVNNAAYQMAQQKLEDISEEQLRRTFETNIFGYFFMAQAALPHLTEGDAIVNTGSIVGLVGNPILVDYTATKAAIHAFTKSLAIQLGERKIRVNAVVPGPVWTPNIPATMPQDEVKNFGYEVALARPGQPEELAPAYVLLASSDGSFMTGSLVEVTGGKLG
- a CDS encoding 2OG-Fe(II) oxygenase; amino-acid sequence: MTTALETQFDTLIDGILEQGYGIADDFLTPDEVKALATRLRERREQGQFRAAGIGNQHTTVEKQIRGDEIHWLDRAEATPEELTFLDRVDAFVQYVNRTCYLGLRDYEFHFALYPAGTFYKRHLDQFRTDSRRRLSVICYLNANWQESDGGQLALYLPAEDGTEQTLKVAPVGGRLVCFESGKLEHEVLPATRERLSVTGWLKN
- the nuoK gene encoding NADH-quinone oxidoreductase subunit NuoK, whose amino-acid sequence is METTTMLIVAALLFSLGLAIVVVKRHAIVVLMGVELMLNAANLNLVAFSQYDPDRLQGQMMTLFVLVVAAAEAAVALAIVLQVYRHYRTVQLDEINDLEG